A window of Cuculus canorus isolate bCucCan1 chromosome 20, bCucCan1.pri, whole genome shotgun sequence genomic DNA:
AATAAAATTCATAAATACAGGAAGTTGTTTTCTGGTATGTAGAAGTATGTAAGGGaagatattttgaaagtgaACGTATTTTGAACTAGTTGACTTATTGgcctttttttgtcttgaagtTTCACAAgttaaaatgagtttttctgATAGCAGAGTTACACTGGCTACCATAGTAATCAATACATTAAACCTTTATGTGTCTTTAccatctttttattatttagatACTTCAAAGCATTGCCAACCACGTCCTCTTTACAAAAGAAGAACATATGCGGCCTTTTAATGATTTtgtaaaaagcaattttgatGCAGCACGAAGGTAGGCCCTTGGGGAACTGGCTCAAAGAGTGTCGTGTGTGGAGAGTGAGCGGAGAATGTTCTTACAGCCTTTTAATTTACTTTGGGTCTACTTGGCCGATTTCCCTTATGCACTGATGGTTATTATGATTTCGAACTCTAGGTTTTTCCTTGACATTGCATCTGATTGCCCAGCTAGCGACACCGTCAATCACAGCCTGTCCTTCATTAGTGACGGCAACGTCCTTGCTTTGCACCGGTTGCTGTGGAACAATCAGGAGAAAATTGGCCAGTACCTTTCCAGCAACAGGTAAGACTTCAGAACTATTGAGAAGGGAGTTGCTGATGGGAAATTGATGTTTGGAAATActtaaagatgtttttgttattattgCTGAGAAGAATATCATGGCTGAAAAATCTTACATATGGAAACTTGTCTTATTGATAACCTGTTATGGGGCACATGCCTAACATCTTTGCTGCCCACTTTTCTGCCAACCTTTTGAGCAAGTGTACAGTTGTCTTTTGTAAAAATTGTTCTACAATAGGtgtaacaaatattttcttatttctttggtggatagtttttttaatattttaaaggtaaGGCAGGGTAGCGGGCAAAGAAATGGGAATTGCTGAGTACAGAAGGACTTTTGTAAGTAATACCCTGTTTCTAGGGACCACAAGGCTGTTGGAAGACGACCTTTTGACAAGATGGCTACTCTGCTTGCCTATCTGGGTCCTCCTGAGCACAAACCCGTGGCAGATACCCACTGGTCCAGTTTAAACCTCACTAGTTCCAAATTTGAAGAGTTTATGACAAGGTAATGGGATTATCATGGAGGGGATGCATGTTGTGTGTTTCTAGACCTTAGCATGTAAGGCGATGTAAGTAGTTATTGAGACTCtagcttttgttttgaagaggAGTTTGAAAACCCAGGTCTACATACACCTTTTAGGTTTCTGAGTAGATTCtaatttcaaaaaattaaaatgagaaccAGAGACAGCAGTAACATTTGTGATTTAACAACAGTTCAAGATTGTGTGAACTTAAtacttttacttaaaaatgcaaatgaagagGGTttacgattttttttttaattttttttttggaaggccAGTTGTTGAAAGTTAACATCAATTGTTCTGCTTTTTAGGCATCAGGTACATGAAAAAGAGGAGttcaaagcactgaaaacattaaatattttctaccAAGCTGGGACATCAAAAGCTGGTAATCCTGTTTTCTACTACATTGCCCGGAGGTAAGGAATCTTTCACCTTCCCTGTCTGAAAGAAACATGTACAATGAAAGGTGTTGAGTGTatataagagaaagaaaacaactttgtAATAAACAAGAATCTGAAATAGCCTACTTGACAAATTTTGGTGATACTATTTTTTGATTGAGTTTTTTCCTCAGTCAGAACTGTCATAGCTCTTACACCCAGGAGTATGTGAGCATCTGTGGAAAAATACCTAaaattttaagtactttttatttttcagtgtctcaAGTAAACTACATCTGCACCACAATCCTGTTAAACCTTTATCAGTGATTTTAGCATCTTCATGTTCTGAAGTATAAAATGAGTAACAAGCTAAAATGTGGGATGAAATCTCTCAAAACGGTCCGTGCATCCCATTTTAGAGAAGTCATACAAGTATTTAATAGTTTGACACATAATCGAGATCTGTGGAAATAACACTAAAGCCATAAGGAAAGCAGATGTTGACGTATGAAATTTGCAAAGACGGTGTTTTCCAATAAGACAAAATTTGAAAAGTTTGAAATCCTCACTACTGTGGAAGATGATTCATAACAACAAGTAATAGATTCTGCAGTTGTGAAGAATTTGGGAAGAATATCCCAAGATCAGCGTTAGTCAATGTATGGTTAAATAAGTCacaattctctctttttttttaaaaaaaaaaaaaaaaagaaaatttagtaTTAATAAAACTGCttgtttatttaatgtttgTAGTCATAAAGCTGCAAGTAGAGTAAATGTAGCTTAATAACTACATTGAAATATCAAGTTTAAGTAACCGAGATAGAAAATCCATGGAGGACAGCACATTCAAAGCGGTTTCCATGCTAATTACACTCATTACTGGAAGTAATTTTTACgctttttaagaaaaggcaAGTAATTGTGCTCATGGCCTAGTGCTGTGAAAGAATTGTAAAAACAAGGCTAGAGCTGTTGTACCTTTCCTCTGTGCCACCTTGTTGGGGCCTTTGCTTTTGGCAGTGGTGCTGCTGTCAGGGTTTTGGCTCTGGCAGAGTGCACAGCGGTGCTGCCGAGCTCTGTGGAGTTCAGACCAGCAGTGATGGTGGCAGTGTGAGTCCTGGTGGCAGTGTGACGCTGATGGATGTTGGCAGCTCCTGGTGGATAGATTATTACCAGTGCATTTTGTGCCAGTGGGACTCTGGGTTTTGCTCGTGCTGCTATTGTCTGTGTGGGTTTTGCTGTGAGTAGCTGCATTCCGGCTGGTGGAGGTGCCTGTGGCACCAGTGCTGGCAGCATTCCCGTGGGTGCTTTgactcttctgctgctttggtTGCTGGTGCCAGTTGGGTGACTGCTGCACCAGTGGGGGAACCTCGCTGCTGACCTGCTTGTCTGTGGCATGGTGAGGAATGGTTGTGGTCCCTGGGGAGCTCTTGCTTGAGCTGATTTTTGGGGTaaggctgggaggggagagccCCTTATGGTGCTGCTATGTTTCATTGTGTGAGCTGCTTCCAACAAAGGTATTGCGATCTGAGATGTCATCAGCAGTGAACTTTAGCAGACCCTCTGAGTTCCTCTAAGAATATGAAAacaagcagaggagaaaaggtgTTTAGCAGGATCTTCAGTTTGTATCCagcaatcaaaataaataatatgtgTTTGCAAACAAGGCATTATTCAAATATACgtatttctaatgaaaatgGTACCCAACAGGCAAGAATGATTTTttcaattataatttttttttttagatcctaaattttactaatttttgtagtttttcattgttttcagtgtttttttttattgtgtagATTGAGTTACACACTTACTTTCCTGGAAGGTGCTGTGTTAGACCCTGACACTTCTGTCATTTCCCTTCAGGAAGCTTCATGGGAAAGGATTATTTGAAGCATCTGTGGTAAAGTGATCTCATGTGCTGTAGGCAGAAGGGATTCACCATCAGAGGTGCCTGTCTCCTGTGAGGAGGATTGTGCTGTCGTCAGGCTGGGGTCCAGTCCCATCCTAGAGGCGCGTGTACACCTCTGCTTGGAGGGGAGCTAATAGCTTGGGACCCTGCAGGGCTGATGGACAGAAAGGGGCAGCCCCAAAGGAGGCCTGgccacttttttccttcctttttttttatttatgcaagATCCCAGATATTTAATCCCCTTCCGCACACAGAGATAGACGACAAGGTTGTCTTTtgaattctctttaaaaaaatctgtgttcagtTATCacctttttcctccatttttttcccttagacATAGTCTTGTTTCGTgtcaagtgaaataaaatgcctACCTTGTTCTCCTGTCCTGTTCAGACAAGAAATTAGGCACACAAATGCCAAAAATAGTGACAACTCATCTTCAAAAAGTTTACTGTGTCTGGCAGCAATCCAAGGCATCCTTACAGATCCTGTGAAGACCTGATGTGCAGTGTTCTGTGTTTGCAGATCAAGAAGTAGTTATTTTATCCATAAAGAAAGGATTTCTGGAAGTAAATGATGCAGAAATGTACAACACATGCTTACTAGGCCTGCATCGCTTACCTACCTTGtctttaaaggcagaaaaatataattatccACAGCCATCTACTGTAATAGTGGTCTTGTATTTGTAAGGAAGTTAACGAGCATAGTGGTATATGGAAATGATCTCAGTAAAAATATGCTGTTGCTTATGTGCTACAAACTACCTCAGCATTTTGTATACTGCTTGTATATAAATCTGTCATAAATTAAAATGACCTAGCAGATATTTTGTGCTTATTTCAGTAGTTGAAACCTTGACATTTTACTGCTGGCTGGTCCAAGTTGAAGTGGTATTTTCAGTGTACTGTTAGACTGCTGGTGAGGAGAAGGAATGTAATTTCTGGTCAATATTTTTACAGGCAGTTGGAGAGCTACTATcgatataaaataaaactgtcagcACAGCGTGGTTTGCATCTCAGATTCTGGGCAGCAGGGCAAACTGAGATAACATGGCTTTAGGAAAGAATGATAGACAAATATTTCGTCTTCTGACTTGTCCAAAGTAAGCTGTTATCCTCGCCTTTctcaattttcttgttttaactAGCAGCGGCATAAAATTCCTAGAGTGGGAGCTTGTTATCTCTGTGTATGTCACTGCTATTTAAGTAATTCCGTTTACGTCATTATGAAACTAAAATACCCATTCCCCGTGTAACActgcattttcagttgttttactTGGCGAAGTAGTATGGATAGCTGTAACCTTTTATTTAGTAACTGGTGCTTAAGGATGGTTGAATTCAGCAGAAACTAGTGGGTGactaaaaataaagcatcagaCAATAGTGGAGGTGCATCCTCTTTCATAACTGGCCCTCTGAAAGATGCTTGGAGGCAGTGTTTGTGCAAGTTTGCTGTGGTGTTTTTCTGATGCTGCTTTATGGTCTGTGTGTCTGCCAGAGGATGAtgcttttggggtgaaaaggcCTTAAGTACAAATGAGCTCCAGAATGGCCTCTAATCTGTCACAGATAACTGTTCTTCAGAGTGACAAGAACAGAGATGGTTTACCTAGTTTTGTGTTACTCAACTATACAGAAATCCTGAAGTTTTAATCATGGACCAAGTTTCCTGGCAGTTTAACAATCCAAAAAGGTCTCTTCAGTAGAATAGTTTCATAAAACTGTGTCCCAGGgatttttgaatgaaaataaactgaatttcctcaaaggaagatgaaaaataactgcaaacCCTTAGTGATCATGGTGCAAGTCAGATATGTGTTCCTGCATTGCATGAAGAGGTGGTAAGAGGCAGAGTTCCGTACATCTTACCCAGGTACAGGATGGTTAATGAAAACGCTGTTAGCTTGGACGTGAGCCTTGCTGTGAGGTGGAATATTGCTTGCCTTCGGTTCCCTTTTTATTGCTTGCTGTCTCTTCAGCACAGCTGTCCCTCAGTGTGGGACTCTTTCCAAGCCTGGCTCTGGGGTGATGCTCTGACAGCTTTCTGCTAACGAGGTTGTGGCTGAGTGGTGCTCATTTGGGCTGTTTGTCTGGAGAGTCTGAGCCACGTGTTGGTTCTTAAGGTGTGAAATGGCAGAACACTGTTTAGGTTGGGGCTGCCGGTGTGTTTGAGAGCTTGCAGCAGGCTGGGTTGGTTTTTTGCTAGTTCAAGATCTTGTTGCTAGGGAATTGTTGAGTCATTTTACTGATAAATCTGGATCAATTTATATCCTCCTTATGCTGTAAAATTGAATCCCTTCTGTCATTTGTTTTCACGTTTTGTTTCCTGGGCAACAACCTGACTTCTGAAGCCACTGCTCTATGTTTTTAATCCCTACACTGTTACTAAAATTATCAATAAATCAATAATATTGATCCTGGAGTGCTGCCATTACCTTTTAAAACTGATATCCCAAACTAATTAATAGGAATACAAACCTCTGAGTTATTGCTTCAGACCACAGCTATACCTGCAGCAATTGTTACCTCTCAAAAGCATATTTCTACTACGAGGTGTGCTAGACCTTTTTTGGGTATTTTGACTATTGTCCTGAAGTGCtcaattattattttggaaaaagataatttctctgAGGATAGATTATTTTATACTGATCACAGACTGAGCGACCAGCGTGtttaaaacaacacaaaccGATGCTGTCATGTTCACATCCGTGCCcatcagttttatttcaatttgaCTGTGCTGTTGCCAAGCAACAAGTGCACAACTCCCACGTGTGCCTGCCTACTCCCTGCTCCATTATCAACTCATTTGTATTccagaaaaatacaaggaaacCTAAATTTCAGTCTGCTTCATTGAAAGCAGTCTGACTAAGAAGGCCTCTGCCTCgcccctgccacaggcaaggTCTGGATACAGAGCACAGCCCTGGGATTTGAGGGTACCATCTCGCTTCTGTACCCATCTGtgaattttttgtttcctaGCTTCCCAATCCCATATGTGTATTTGGAAAACCCCACAACTCCATTTCTACTTCCAGGCTTTTATCAGCACGTTTAAGACTTTGAAGCCTGGGTAGCCAGTCATTAAGGATGGGGGCTTGCAATTTGCCCCCAACAGCTTCTGGAAAACAGTTCTGTTTCATGGAGTTGCTGTTCACTGGACAGTCTCAGTATGGGTGAGACATTTTTGGACCATCTACAGTTGATTCCATGGAGGGTATTTGCATCAAATAGAATTTGACATCCGGTATTGAATTGTTCAGCAAAGATTTATTTGGTGTTTCATGTGATTTCCTCAACTCAAGGCAATTTAGTCATAGCATCTCATTTTGCAATCACTGTCCTACCTTGCAAGCTAAGCTGCTTTCGACTGTGTGAGATGAAACCATAAGAGTGAGATAATTCTAGGAAATAACTAGTTCTGAAAATAAGTAGGTTTATACTGGTTTAGTGTCAGTTTGTACTTAGCGAATGTATTGACTGTCCAAAGAGAGCTGCACGCAGTGATGttttgttgggaaaaaaatacagaacttgTGCAAGTGGCAACTCCTTCAGCCTACTGGTAACCACTGCTGTCATGAGACGCTTCTGGCTGCTGGAGGTACCATGCGTATATTGCTTGTGGTCTGTGTTGTCTAAACTTTGACTTGGATAACTAGTTCTGGTCTACCCAAAATGTATACAACGTGTCTGTGTTTGagttttgggtgtttttaagttttctgttcTATTAAATGTGGAGCATCTTTTTTTTGAGAGGGGGAAAGAGCTACTTTTGTCTCATGGCTACAGATATGTCTTAGGGTGGGAAGAGGATGGGTAGACTCTACTTTACTATTATCTCATCCGCTTATTAACAAGCAGCACTAGGGATTTTTTTAgtatgaaaataatataatttgaTTTAGCCATAAATTTCCACTAGAAGACATGGAGGTTGACCCGAAAGCCTGCCTGAAATGGGTTTGTACAACAGAATATTGTCTCTGGTCTATATCATATCACTATGCTTATTTGAAAAGAAGCACTGTTACTAATTTGGTTCAATAGAAacataactttatttttacttaaatgcCAATGAAATAACTGTACAAATTCATTGTGTAACATTTACTGTTAGAAATTAAAACACGTTTCTGATTATAGAAATACTGTTCACAATTGGAAAGTTGTGATTTCTCTGGTACCAGTGGTTGTAAATGATCTACAGCCCTCATTGATGCCTAGGAGGAACAGGTAGAGGACTCCAGTCTCATTAGTGaggttttctgggttttgcaGCACCTTTATGCTACAATAACTGGAAATTAAATGGCctgaaatgaatggaaaaacaTTGTATAAAGATTTGTAATATTAAGTGAATAATACTTTTTCAATTCActtgttcttcagttttcatttcatgctGTTTGCAAAACTTCATCTGCAGTATATCGAGTACCTTTGCCACGtgatttatattattttcctaGAGTGGACAGAACCATGCGTGCAACTATTTCTACTCACTGATGGCGCAGGTGTTGAGGAGAATAGCACTCATGCTCATCCTTATAAAGCAAGGATTTGGGTGTGTTCAATGCCATGGattgaaagtttatttttttttacgtTGCAAATTCAAGGATTGTTTCTGTGACAGCGGACAACAAATTGCCTAATTGATTTGTTGCATAAGTTGCATTAGAAATTGGCtgataatttcattttactggTCAAGACGTAGTAGTTTGGCTGATTTGCAGTATTCTTCTAAGCATAATGTAGTAACACTTCAGATTTTCGGATGTCACTTGGAATAAAGGAGTTCCATTTCATTAATTCGTGAAGATACCTCCTTGGTGCTAGAGAGTGTCATGGCATTGAACATCTTGTGATTCCCTCTACCTTTAAccattggggttttttaaatatgGAGAGTGAGAAATAACTTGCCTGCAGCCTATAAGTCAAGACAGAGCAAAAAGATATCAGCCCCTACCACTTTGCCCATGCTGAGGTTGGACCATGTTGCCTTCTCAGTTTACACCCCCTTTGTAGACATCATGGCATTATCATATTTAGTTCCTAAATTCAGAACTGCTGTTCTTCGTATTTAACATATCCTAATACATATGAAGCAAACATAGATATACATGCTAGCGATTTTTCTTAGGAGTAACTTCTGGTTAGTGAAACAGCTAAGTTtagttcctttattttttcccttccttttgcaTGTCGTCGTAACTTACAAAGAATCTGTGCTGCTATATTACAAGAGTGGCTCACTGGCAAGTCAAGCAAGACAATGCAGATATGATACAGGCCTTCTATTGTTTTCCAGTTGTTTTATGACAAAATCATACATAAAATCAGTACTTAAAATTCTGATGTTTTATTCTGtgcaagtaaaattaaaaatttaaatacaaaataagcacatttttaaaaacaaaatcataggTTAGTTTTACTCAATTAAGACATTAAAATAAGTAGCAGCTTAGTGTCAAGACATTAGTGTGCGCCTCTTTAGTTAAgaactgttattttctttagatCAGAGTCAGAACTTtgaatttcttgtgttttgatCCATTATTTGACCCGGATGTCTTAACTCCAGTGATGTATCTCAGGAATAAACTCAGTAATTTTCACAAGATGCAAGCCCTTAGCCAATAAACATCGCCACTGCAACAAGCACTACAACATGAAACAAATATGTCTCACAGATACTTGCTTTGGAGGGCACACGAGTATTCAAAGTATCTGTAGTGGGTTCTTCTCTCCTTAAGGTAGCAGTTGTGCTTTGAGGCGTTTTGGAGTAGTTTGTTGGCATTCCACTGGTGATGCTTAAAGTCATAGGAGTAGTGGATGATCCTGATGCACGAGTCAGGCTTGAGTTCACCTGGGTTGAATCTTTGATGTAGATTGTGTGtgtggctgctgcttcttgaGAACTAACCTTCCTTGTTGTCGGGTCTTCTGGATAGAGGAGTAGTGGTCGGTCGGTGCTGGTGAACAGCACAGATTGGCTTAAGGATGCCAAGGTGGTAACTTCCTTGGCTTTAAGTTGTTTATACATTTTCGTCATGTTGGTTGGTCCAGGTGCCACTGGAGAAGTAGCTTTGTCTGCTGCCTTCATTCCTTTAATCATGAGGCTGGGGTCTAAAAtggtgggagctgctgaggTCAGTGTGGCATTCATCCAGAGCACAGATTGGTCAGCACAGGGAGCCCCGATGACACTGGCTACTGTCCCCTGCACCCATTTCAGCAAATATAGGATATTGTGTTTATCGCCACAGGACCATGGGTTGTTGTATAGTGTTACTACttgcagctgaaagagctggtCAAAAGCTTTGTCAGGAATGTATGTGAATTTGTTGTTGTGCAGGTAAAGGCTTGTAAGGTGATGGAGTCTCAGCAGAGTTCCTGGGAGTATCTGGGACAAGAAGTTATTGGATAGATCCACTGTCTCTATGTTGTAGGGCATGTTGGTTGGAACTGTCCAGAGTTTGTTGCTACTGAGATTGAGAAACTTGAGACTGCTCAGGGTGTTGTTGATCAGCACAGCTCTTTCCACCATATTCCTGGAAACATCGAGCACTTTAAGATTCCACTGGTAAGCTGTGTCAAgtttctgaagaactttaatGTTGTTGTTTATGGCATATAATTCCCATAAGGACTTGGGCAGGTGAGCAGGAACATTCTTGAGCCAATTATTAGAAATATCAAGAGTCCTTAAATTGGTGAATCTCGTTAGCTGATGATCGAGATCTACGAACTGGTTAAAGGACAGATTTAAATATGTGATGTTGTCTTGAAGTCCATGTGGCAGTATAGTTAAGTTTCTGCCTGAACAGTCCACATTCCTGTTGTTTCCTGAGCATGTACAGTTAGAAGGACAGATACCCAAAACATTGGgtatgaaaaacagaaggacCAGCAGACAGGTAGAT
This region includes:
- the OMG gene encoding oligodendrocyte-myelin glycoprotein, which translates into the protein MMEYQILNTSTCLLVLLFFIPNVLGICPSNCTCSGNNRNVDCSGRNLTILPHGLQDNITYLNLSFNQFVDLDHQLTRFTNLRTLDISNNWLKNVPAHLPKSLWELYAINNNIKVLQKLDTAYQWNLKVLDVSRNMVERAVLINNTLSSLKFLNLSSNKLWTVPTNMPYNIETVDLSNNFLSQILPGTLLRLHHLTSLYLHNNKFTYIPDKAFDQLFQLQVVTLYNNPWSCGDKHNILYLLKWVQGTVASVIGAPCADQSVLWMNATLTSAAPTILDPSLMIKGMKAADKATSPVAPGPTNMTKMYKQLKAKEVTTLASLSQSVLFTSTDRPLLLYPEDPTTRKVSSQEAAATHTIYIKDSTQVNSSLTRASGSSTTPMTLSITSGMPTNYSKTPQSTTATLRREEPTTDTLNTRVPSKASICETYLFHVVVLVAVAMFIG